One genomic region from Croceicoccus sp. YJ47 encodes:
- a CDS encoding DUF2721 domain-containing protein translates to MIAQTIQLALAPVFVLVAIGNMLNMLAGRLGRVVDRARTVQALHAATEGSEHDQVVREIRILDRRINLINRAMLLLVLSALSIGLTVVSIFMTAVWHARYDWLDALFFFIALSLLMWALGLFLTETRLASASLRIPRELLEWERRL, encoded by the coding sequence ATGATCGCGCAGACCATTCAGCTCGCCCTTGCGCCGGTTTTCGTGCTGGTCGCGATCGGCAACATGCTCAACATGCTGGCCGGGCGGTTGGGGCGCGTGGTCGACCGGGCCCGCACGGTGCAGGCACTCCACGCCGCGACCGAAGGGTCGGAGCACGATCAGGTCGTGCGCGAAATCCGCATTCTCGACCGGCGGATCAACCTCATCAACCGGGCGATGCTGCTCCTCGTGCTCAGCGCTTTATCCATCGGGCTTACCGTGGTGTCGATCTTCATGACGGCCGTGTGGCACGCGCGCTACGACTGGCTCGACGCGCTGTTTTTCTTCATCGCGCTGTCGCTCCTGATGTGGGCGCTGGGGCTGTTTCTCACCGAAACGCGGCTCGCGTCGGCGTCGCTGCGCATTCCGCGGGAATTGCTGGAGTGGGAGCGCCGCCTCTAG
- a CDS encoding glycosyltransferase family 4 protein yields MTENPVVSDVVSLFQKERKSADPANEGGDPVHRRVALIGTYTPRQCGIATFTGDIVEQLARFHPEIALDIYAMDDLAQGLSYDDVAGTIAAHDAASYARAARRINESGVDAVWLQHEYGIFGGTSGEMVLDLVDRLAAPLVLTLHTVLADPSERQREILDHLLNRASRVMVMSRHSANLLAETYGVGSDRVAVIEHGAPDRPFGRQAEFKARMGLEGRRVLTSFGLLGPGKGLENVIEALPSIVARHPETVYRIVGATHPNLVAQEGESYRDGLKALAERLGVTDHVVWDNRFVDTDELLDQLESCDIYITAYPNMQQSTSGTLSYAVALGKAVVSTPYLHARELLSEGVGEFVAPGDSAGIARTVNGLLDEPERLEAMQRRAYARGRKTVWPRFADATANLLNRVVARQAATPVPLLAMPGMSGFTAMCDDTGMYQHAVGRVPDRRHGYCVDDNARALMLVNVAEAMGDDEAARMASGFASFLQQAWNPDRRRFRNFMGFDRRWCEEEGSDDSNGRSLWALGQTCARGRDEDLRWWAKTLFDEALPAVAELDSPRTVAFTMLGAAGRLAQEPDHEQARAVLENGGAFLCRLIAAARRPDWAWFEAVVGYDNPRLSQALIEAGRICGRDEWLEAGLSSLAWINEQQRSATGNFRPVGSDSFNLAHEILPFDQQPLEALAAIEAAAAAFAVTGEARWFEHARIAYCWFFGGNDRGVHLADIRTGHCRDGITPRGANRNCGAESILAFQLSYYAMTALARSQPGNSTGDLFENQRLSGKSTKHIR; encoded by the coding sequence ATGACCGAAAATCCCGTTGTATCCGACGTGGTTTCCCTGTTCCAGAAGGAGCGCAAGAGCGCCGATCCGGCGAACGAGGGCGGCGATCCGGTGCACAGGCGGGTCGCACTCATCGGAACCTACACCCCGCGCCAATGCGGGATCGCGACCTTTACCGGCGACATCGTCGAACAGCTCGCCCGGTTCCACCCGGAAATCGCACTCGACATCTATGCCATGGACGACCTGGCGCAGGGTCTTTCCTATGACGACGTCGCCGGTACGATCGCGGCGCACGATGCCGCGTCCTATGCCCGGGCGGCGCGGCGTATCAACGAAAGCGGCGTCGATGCCGTGTGGCTGCAACACGAATATGGCATTTTCGGCGGCACGTCGGGCGAGATGGTCCTCGACCTCGTGGACCGGCTGGCCGCGCCGCTGGTGCTCACCCTCCATACGGTGCTGGCCGACCCGTCGGAACGGCAGCGCGAAATTCTCGATCACCTGCTGAACCGGGCGAGCCGGGTGATGGTGATGTCGCGCCATTCGGCCAATCTCCTCGCCGAAACTTATGGCGTGGGGTCCGACCGTGTCGCGGTGATCGAGCATGGCGCACCCGATCGCCCGTTTGGCCGGCAGGCCGAGTTCAAGGCGCGCATGGGTCTCGAAGGGCGCAGGGTGCTGACCAGTTTCGGTCTGCTCGGACCGGGCAAGGGGCTGGAGAACGTGATCGAGGCGTTGCCGTCCATCGTCGCGCGCCATCCCGAAACGGTCTATCGCATCGTCGGCGCGACGCATCCCAATCTCGTCGCGCAGGAGGGCGAGAGTTATCGTGACGGGTTGAAGGCGCTGGCCGAGAGGCTGGGCGTGACGGATCACGTGGTGTGGGACAATCGCTTCGTCGATACCGACGAACTGCTCGATCAGCTGGAAAGCTGCGACATCTACATCACCGCCTATCCCAATATGCAGCAATCGACCTCCGGCACGCTCAGCTATGCTGTCGCGCTGGGCAAGGCGGTGGTGTCCACGCCCTATCTCCACGCGCGCGAATTGCTGAGCGAGGGCGTGGGCGAGTTCGTCGCACCGGGCGACAGCGCGGGTATCGCCCGCACCGTCAACGGCCTGCTCGACGAACCCGAACGGCTGGAGGCGATGCAACGGCGCGCCTATGCCCGCGGGCGCAAGACGGTCTGGCCGCGTTTTGCCGATGCGACGGCCAACCTGCTCAACCGCGTGGTCGCGCGCCAGGCGGCGACGCCCGTGCCGCTGCTTGCGATGCCGGGCATGTCGGGCTTTACCGCGATGTGCGACGACACCGGCATGTATCAGCATGCGGTCGGAAGGGTGCCCGACCGGCGCCACGGATATTGCGTGGACGACAATGCCCGCGCGCTGATGCTCGTCAACGTGGCCGAGGCGATGGGCGACGACGAAGCGGCGCGCATGGCGTCGGGCTTTGCCTCCTTCCTTCAGCAGGCGTGGAACCCCGATCGCCGCCGTTTCCGCAATTTCATGGGCTTCGACCGCCGGTGGTGCGAGGAGGAGGGGTCGGACGACAGCAATGGCCGCTCGCTCTGGGCGCTGGGTCAGACCTGCGCGCGGGGCCGGGACGAGGATTTGCGCTGGTGGGCGAAAACCCTTTTCGACGAGGCGTTGCCTGCCGTGGCCGAACTCGATTCGCCGCGCACGGTGGCGTTCACCATGCTGGGCGCGGCCGGGCGGCTTGCGCAGGAGCCGGACCATGAACAGGCGCGCGCCGTGCTTGAAAACGGCGGGGCGTTCCTGTGCCGGCTGATCGCGGCGGCGCGGCGGCCGGACTGGGCCTGGTTCGAGGCGGTGGTGGGCTACGACAATCCGCGCCTGTCGCAGGCTTTGATCGAGGCGGGGCGCATTTGCGGGCGCGATGAATGGCTGGAGGCCGGGCTGTCCAGCCTCGCCTGGATCAACGAGCAGCAACGCTCCGCGACCGGGAATTTCCGCCCCGTCGGTTCGGACAGTTTCAACCTTGCCCACGAAATCCTCCCCTTCGATCAGCAACCGCTCGAGGCGCTTGCCGCGATCGAGGCGGCGGCGGCGGCCTTTGCCGTCACGGGCGAGGCGCGCTGGTTCGAGCATGCGCGCATCGCCTATTGCTGGTTTTTCGGCGGCAATGATCGCGGGGTTCATCTGGCTGACATCAGGACCGGGCATTGCCGCGATGGAATCACGCCGCGCGGCGCGAATCGCAATTGCGGAGCGGAGTCGATACTGGCATTCCAGTTGTCCTATTATGCGATGACGGCTCTTGCGCGTTCGCAGCCGGGCAATTCGACGGGAGATCTTTTTGAGAACCAGCGACTATCCGGAAAGTCCACTAAACATATCCGATAA
- a CDS encoding entericidin A/B family lipoprotein, with product MIRKTVMIAALGALAFGLTACNTIKGAGRDIQSVGEAGNDAI from the coding sequence ATGATTCGCAAGACCGTAATGATCGCCGCCCTTGGCGCACTCGCCTTCGGCCTGACCGCATGCAACACCATCAAGGGCGCGGGCCGCGACATTCAATCCGTCGGCGAGGCCGGCAACGACGCCATCTGA
- a CDS encoding glycoside hydrolase family 130 protein, whose product MRLVEDIANLSDAAVATEYKRVLTDFSERHWQTEAVFEERYREVEDVLGLDAARFGDMQRKLIGSYFCHEYTYAAAALMNPSIVPHPDQSGLDEDSCRFVLSLRAVGEGHISSIAFREGIMDRDGEFTLWPQGAFATAVDSGEAEVAGDGAVTVFRNPDSNLSHTVIFPITEQQSGGLEDLRLVRFDHGGGDYEWIGTYTAYSGHAIRSELLRTRDFRSFTLEPIEGAAGRNKGMALFPQKIDGRYAMVGRQDGKNLFLLRSDRIDRWDDEGVLLMGPKYPWEFIQIGNCGSPVLTEHGWLLFTHGVGAMRKYSLGCALLDRDDPSKVLARSKAPVLTAEDDDRSGYVPNVVYTCGVMKMGEQILIPYGISDSAVGFATSTVDGLLQMME is encoded by the coding sequence ATGCGGCTGGTGGAAGATATCGCGAACCTGTCCGATGCGGCGGTCGCGACCGAATACAAGCGCGTGCTGACCGATTTTAGCGAACGCCACTGGCAGACGGAGGCGGTGTTCGAGGAGCGTTATCGCGAGGTGGAGGACGTGCTCGGGCTCGACGCCGCGCGTTTCGGCGACATGCAGCGCAAGCTCATCGGCAGCTATTTCTGCCACGAATACACCTATGCGGCGGCGGCGTTGATGAACCCGTCGATCGTGCCCCATCCCGATCAGTCCGGGCTGGACGAGGATAGCTGCCGTTTCGTCCTGTCGCTCCGCGCGGTGGGCGAGGGGCACATCAGCTCCATCGCCTTTCGCGAAGGGATCATGGACCGCGACGGCGAATTCACGCTCTGGCCGCAGGGCGCCTTTGCCACCGCGGTCGACAGCGGCGAGGCCGAGGTCGCCGGCGATGGCGCGGTCACCGTGTTCCGCAACCCGGACAGCAATCTGTCGCACACCGTCATCTTCCCCATCACCGAACAGCAATCGGGCGGGCTCGAGGATCTGCGCTTGGTGCGTTTCGACCATGGCGGCGGGGATTACGAATGGATCGGTACCTATACCGCCTATAGCGGGCATGCGATCCGTTCCGAATTGCTGCGCACCCGCGATTTCCGCAGTTTCACGCTCGAACCGATCGAGGGGGCGGCGGGGCGTAACAAGGGCATGGCGCTCTTCCCGCAGAAGATCGACGGACGCTATGCGATGGTCGGGCGGCAGGATGGCAAGAACCTGTTCCTGCTCCGCTCCGACAGGATCGACCGGTGGGACGACGAAGGCGTGCTGCTCATGGGGCCGAAATATCCGTGGGAGTTCATCCAGATCGGCAATTGCGGAAGCCCGGTGCTGACCGAACATGGCTGGTTGCTGTTTACCCACGGGGTCGGCGCGATGCGCAAATATTCGCTGGGCTGTGCCTTGCTCGACCGGGACGACCCGTCGAAGGTCCTCGCACGCAGCAAGGCGCCCGTATTGACGGCGGAGGACGACGACCGGTCGGGTTACGTGCCGAACGTCGTCTATACCTGCGGCGTGATGAAAATGGGGGAGCAGATCCTGATCCCCTATGGCATTTCGGACAGCGCGGTCGGTTTCGCGACGAGCACGGTCGACGGGTTGCTGCAGATGATGGAATGA
- a CDS encoding polyhydroxyalkanoic acid system family protein: MRVAVPHSLSRAEVRSRLDAKKDDLAGFVPGGMADIETYWQGEDRMMMVIRAMGQELNGHVDVEDTQVTFEIDLPLALSFVEPMVKGALEEKGRKLLS; the protein is encoded by the coding sequence ATGCGCGTTGCCGTCCCCCATTCGCTTTCCCGTGCCGAAGTGCGCAGCCGTCTCGACGCGAAGAAGGACGACTTGGCCGGTTTCGTGCCGGGCGGCATGGCCGACATCGAAACCTACTGGCAGGGGGAGGACCGCATGATGATGGTCATCCGCGCCATGGGGCAGGAGCTCAACGGCCATGTCGATGTCGAGGATACGCAGGTCACGTTCGAGATCGACCTGCCGCTGGCGCTGTCCTTTGTCGAGCCGATGGTGAAGGGCGCGCTGGAGGAAAAGGGCCGCAAGCTGCTGAGCTAG
- a CDS encoding mannose-1-phosphate guanylyltransferase: MASIIPVILCGGSGTRLWPRSRAVRPKPFLPLIGGTPLFRETLDRCGDETCFGAPVVVAGAAHVALVEEQLDGRGTLIVEPAAKNTAAAIALAACRLDEDAIMLVCPSDHHIGDPAAFAQAATKAGELAREGWLVAFGIAATAPETGFGYIKQGAPIEDAGYRIERFVEKPDRDTAEAFLADGGYAWNGGIFAFRAGTFMDELSSHRPELADAVRKSVAQGREEDARFYPDAGAFSVIEGESVDYAVMENTRSAAMVPADMRWSDIGNWQALHEARGGDSDGNMAQGDVEMVDCRRVMVDSDGPRVSVIGLEDVIVVVDGNDVMITTAAGAQKVGKLSGAVNQ; the protein is encoded by the coding sequence ATGGCGTCGATAATTCCTGTAATCTTGTGCGGCGGGAGCGGGACGAGGCTGTGGCCCCGTTCGCGCGCGGTCCGGCCCAAGCCGTTTCTGCCACTGATCGGCGGGACGCCGCTGTTTCGCGAAACGCTCGACCGTTGCGGCGACGAAACCTGTTTCGGTGCGCCGGTCGTGGTCGCGGGCGCGGCGCATGTCGCGCTGGTGGAAGAGCAGCTGGACGGGCGGGGCACGCTCATCGTGGAGCCGGCGGCGAAGAACACCGCTGCGGCCATCGCGCTCGCCGCGTGCCGGCTCGATGAGGACGCGATCATGCTCGTCTGTCCGAGCGATCATCACATCGGCGATCCCGCGGCCTTCGCGCAAGCCGCGACGAAGGCTGGCGAGCTTGCGCGCGAAGGCTGGCTCGTCGCGTTCGGCATTGCCGCCACCGCGCCCGAAACCGGCTTCGGCTATATCAAGCAGGGCGCGCCGATCGAGGATGCCGGCTATCGCATCGAGCGTTTCGTGGAAAAGCCCGATCGCGACACGGCGGAGGCGTTCCTGGCCGATGGCGGCTATGCGTGGAACGGCGGCATCTTCGCTTTCCGTGCCGGCACGTTCATGGACGAACTTTCCAGCCACCGTCCAGAGCTTGCCGATGCGGTGCGCAAATCGGTCGCACAGGGGCGCGAGGAGGATGCGCGTTTTTACCCCGATGCCGGCGCGTTTTCGGTGATCGAGGGGGAATCGGTCGATTACGCGGTGATGGAAAACACGCGCTCCGCCGCGATGGTGCCCGCCGACATGCGCTGGTCCGACATCGGCAACTGGCAAGCCCTGCACGAGGCGCGGGGCGGCGATAGCGACGGAAACATGGCGCAGGGCGATGTCGAGATGGTCGATTGCCGCCGCGTCATGGTGGACAGCGACGGGCCGCGCGTGTCGGTCATCGGGCTGGAGGATGTGATCGTGGTGGTTGACGGCAATGACGTGATGATCACGACGGCCGCCGGTGCGCAGAAGGTCGGCAAGCTGTCCGGGGCAGTCAACCAGTGA
- a CDS encoding toxic anion resistance protein: MADTKTATADELTLEAPAPVPEVKPEKAAGLVPVSEEKKSKLDEKVDDFVSGLIAEDANSPEFGKKVDQLTNMGRKEIAAAAGQSNRFLDRPVRAMDKDTGVGNDLAELRRTVEELDPGRQGKLSGPRKILGIIPFGNKLKNYFDSYTSSQGHIQAILGRLASGKDELLMDNAAIDVERQKLWAAMGDLEQMIHISKTLDARLEEAANDLDISDPAKAKAIRETALFYTRQRTQDLLTQMAVSVQGYLALDLVKKNNVELVKGVDRASTTTVAALRTAVTVAQAMTNQRLVLGQITALNETTAGLIDSTGTLLREQTGKIHEQAASSTIPLETLQRAFQNIYDTMDNIDTFKLKALDSMKQTVDTLSDEVEKSRGYIARAEGASQAQIETAASPLSIEG, from the coding sequence ATGGCCGACACCAAGACCGCCACCGCCGACGAGCTGACGCTGGAGGCGCCCGCGCCCGTTCCCGAGGTGAAGCCCGAAAAGGCGGCCGGGCTGGTCCCTGTATCGGAGGAGAAGAAATCGAAGCTCGATGAAAAGGTCGACGATTTTGTCTCCGGCCTCATCGCCGAGGACGCCAATTCGCCCGAATTCGGCAAGAAGGTCGACCAGCTCACCAATATGGGCCGCAAGGAGATCGCCGCGGCGGCGGGGCAATCGAACCGCTTTCTCGACCGGCCGGTCCGCGCGATGGACAAGGATACGGGCGTCGGCAACGATCTTGCCGAATTGCGCCGGACGGTGGAGGAGCTGGACCCCGGCCGGCAGGGCAAGCTGTCGGGTCCGCGCAAGATTCTGGGCATCATCCCCTTCGGCAACAAGCTGAAGAACTATTTCGACAGCTATACCTCGTCCCAAGGGCATATTCAGGCGATTCTGGGCCGGCTCGCATCGGGCAAGGACGAATTGCTGATGGACAATGCCGCCATCGACGTGGAGCGGCAGAAGCTGTGGGCCGCGATGGGCGATCTGGAGCAGATGATCCATATTTCGAAGACGCTGGACGCCCGGCTGGAGGAAGCGGCGAACGATCTCGACATTTCCGATCCCGCCAAGGCGAAGGCGATCCGCGAAACGGCGCTGTTCTACACGCGGCAGCGCACGCAGGATCTGCTCACCCAGATGGCGGTATCGGTACAGGGCTATCTTGCGCTCGACCTTGTCAAAAAGAACAATGTCGAGCTGGTGAAGGGCGTCGACCGGGCCAGCACGACCACCGTCGCGGCGCTGCGCACCGCCGTCACCGTCGCGCAGGCCATGACGAATCAGCGTCTCGTGCTCGGCCAGATCACCGCATTGAACGAAACGACCGCGGGCCTCATCGACAGCACGGGCACGCTCCTGCGCGAACAGACCGGCAAGATCCACGAACAGGCCGCGTCGAGCACGATCCCGCTCGAAACGCTCCAGCGCGCGTTTCAGAATATCTATGACACGATGGACAATATCGACACGTTCAAGCTGAAGGCATTGGACAGCATGAAGCAGACCGTCGACACGCTGTCCGACGAGGTGGAAAAATCGCGCGGCTATATCGCGCGGGCCGAAGGCGCCTCGCAGGCGCAGATAGAGACCGCCGCCTCCCCGCTGAGCATCGAGGGCTGA
- a CDS encoding sodium:proton antiporter, producing the protein MDEKAFYGLDPYHVTLATAGAAIILAYWLPRYFSNREPAASALLIGLGMAGFALIPGLPDVVDPRTSPRFWELTSEMAVIIALFGAGIKIDCVTNLERWKPTIRLLVIAMPLTIAAIALLGWAAAGLTVAGAVLLGAVLAPTDPVLVGDIQVGPPTEGGEHPVRFALTAEAGLNDGLAFPFVYLGLLLGATGIPSAGEWLQWLALDVVYRIAVGALGGIAVGWLLSRFLFAMPRGNPLAKTGSAVLALAGVLFSYGITELVEGYGFIACFAAGATLRRVEQDHEFHGRLHAFNESIEHGLTAILLVLVGGLFPVLVGELSWTTALIAAALIFVIRPAAGMLALLGTGMKGRDRLVVAAYGVRGIGSIYYLGYAAAHIEFDNEGELWAIVTLAILLSAVVHGLTAGAAVERAETEEDTGHGALPF; encoded by the coding sequence ATGGATGAAAAGGCATTTTACGGGCTCGACCCCTATCACGTCACGCTGGCGACGGCCGGGGCGGCAATTATCCTCGCCTATTGGCTGCCCCGCTATTTCTCCAATCGGGAACCGGCCGCATCGGCGCTGCTGATCGGACTGGGCATGGCGGGATTTGCGCTCATCCCCGGATTGCCCGATGTCGTCGACCCGCGCACATCGCCGCGCTTCTGGGAATTGACGAGCGAGATGGCGGTCATCATCGCGCTGTTCGGTGCGGGGATAAAGATCGACTGCGTCACCAATCTGGAGCGGTGGAAACCGACGATCCGGCTGCTGGTCATCGCCATGCCGCTCACCATTGCGGCGATCGCGCTGCTGGGCTGGGCGGCGGCGGGGCTGACCGTGGCGGGCGCGGTCCTGCTGGGCGCGGTGCTGGCGCCGACGGACCCGGTGCTGGTAGGCGATATTCAGGTCGGCCCGCCCACCGAAGGCGGCGAACATCCGGTGCGCTTTGCGCTGACCGCCGAGGCCGGGCTGAATGACGGGCTGGCGTTTCCGTTCGTCTATCTCGGCCTGCTGCTCGGTGCGACGGGCATTCCGTCTGCTGGCGAATGGCTGCAATGGCTGGCGCTCGACGTGGTCTATCGCATCGCGGTGGGCGCGCTGGGCGGGATTGCGGTCGGCTGGCTGCTGTCGCGGTTCCTTTTCGCGATGCCGCGGGGCAATCCGCTGGCAAAGACGGGTTCGGCGGTCCTTGCGCTTGCGGGCGTGCTCTTTTCCTACGGCATCACCGAGCTGGTGGAAGGTTACGGATTTATCGCGTGTTTTGCCGCCGGTGCGACCCTGCGCCGGGTGGAGCAGGATCACGAGTTTCATGGCCGGCTGCATGCGTTCAACGAATCGATCGAGCATGGGCTGACCGCCATTCTGCTCGTGCTGGTCGGCGGGCTTTTCCCGGTACTCGTGGGAGAATTGAGCTGGACCACCGCGCTCATCGCGGCTGCGCTCATCTTCGTCATCCGGCCCGCGGCGGGCATGCTGGCGCTGCTCGGCACGGGGATGAAGGGGCGCGACAGGCTCGTGGTCGCGGCCTATGGCGTGCGCGGGATCGGTTCGATCTACTATCTGGGCTATGCCGCCGCGCATATCGAGTTCGACAACGAGGGCGAGCTTTGGGCGATCGTCACACTTGCCATCCTGCTGTCGGCGGTGGTGCACGGCCTGACCGCGGGCGCGGCGGTGGAACGCGCCGAAACCGAGGAGGATACAGGGCACGGCGCGCTGCCGTTCTGA
- a CDS encoding class I mannose-6-phosphate isomerase → MTVLSTRTVEKPWGRDRLPAPFVAPEGTRIGEIWFEPPETLDQLLVKYIFTSEKLSIQNHPSDAQTEAKGQGRQGKEECWYVIDAEPGAALGIGFSEDVDADTMRAAAEDGSIEDMLVWHAVRAGDFFYIPANTVHAIGAGVSLIEVQQNSDITYRLYDYGRPRELHLDEGIAVATGTPHDPHLRFHVPARGTQRLVEGPFFVLDRLDGQPDAELRAQYTGPLLVIPREGSVTVDGEEVAPGGCALAHGIDAVRFADDGLCLVTRPC, encoded by the coding sequence GTGACGGTGCTGTCCACCCGCACGGTCGAAAAGCCCTGGGGCCGGGACCGGTTGCCGGCGCCGTTCGTGGCACCGGAGGGCACGCGGATCGGCGAAATATGGTTCGAACCGCCCGAAACGCTCGATCAACTGCTCGTCAAATATATCTTCACCAGCGAGAAACTGTCGATTCAGAACCACCCCAGCGACGCCCAGACCGAGGCGAAGGGGCAGGGCCGTCAGGGCAAGGAGGAATGCTGGTACGTGATCGACGCCGAGCCGGGCGCGGCGCTCGGCATCGGCTTTTCCGAGGACGTCGATGCGGACACGATGCGCGCGGCGGCCGAGGACGGCAGTATCGAGGATATGCTGGTCTGGCACGCGGTGCGGGCGGGCGATTTCTTCTACATCCCTGCCAATACCGTCCATGCCATCGGTGCGGGCGTCAGCCTGATCGAGGTGCAGCAGAACAGCGACATCACCTATCGCCTCTATGATTACGGGCGCCCGCGCGAACTGCATCTCGACGAGGGGATCGCCGTTGCCACCGGCACGCCGCACGATCCGCATCTGCGCTTTCATGTGCCAGCGCGCGGGACGCAGCGGCTGGTCGAGGGGCCGTTTTTCGTGCTCGACCGCCTCGACGGACAGCCGGACGCGGAACTTCGCGCGCAATATACGGGGCCGCTGCTCGTCATTCCGCGCGAAGGATCGGTGACCGTCGATGGCGAAGAGGTGGCGCCGGGGGGCTGTGCGCTGGCGCATGGGATCGATGCGGTGCGGTTCGCGGACGACGGGCTTTGCCTGGTGACGCGGCCATGCTGA
- a CDS encoding glycoside hydrolase family 15 protein translates to MTQTNQNAAFPSAEADLELWPIGNCQASALVDRFSTFAWACLPRIDGDPIFSSLVDTQDDPAAAKGFWKIALEGGRVVRQSYIRNTPILKTEFADDDGNAMEVLDFCPRFRDKGRMYRPVAFVRIVRPTAGSPRMRMALRPASEWGAKQPERSFGSSHITYRHPAMAMRMTTDAPVGLVQQETPFRLEKQMHFFFGPDESFSTSLSSGIGDMLARTADEWRHWVRGLAIPFEWQDAVIRAAIGLKLCQHEDTGAIVAAMTTSIPEHADSGRNWDYRYCWIRDAYYTVQALNRIGALDVLESYLGYLRNIVDSAQGGHIQPLYDVRGNAELLEWEAEHLAGYRGMGPVRVGNDAWRQIQHDAYGQIVLSSAQAFADNRLLRISGAEDFASLERVGERALKVWNTPDAGLWELRNSKHIHTYSAAMCWAAADRLAHAAQQLGLDEREQYWMGHAATMRDEIMARSWNAETGAIAATFDGDERDASLLQLLDLRFISKDDEKFHSTLAVLEKALRRGDNMLRYDTQDDFGLPHTAFNVCTFWLIEALHLTGRKEEARTLFETMLARRTGAGMLSEDIEPNTLELWGNYPQTYSLVGIINCAVMLTKSWNEYR, encoded by the coding sequence ATGACCCAGACGAATCAGAACGCCGCCTTCCCCTCCGCCGAAGCGGATCTCGAACTCTGGCCGATCGGCAATTGCCAGGCTTCGGCACTGGTCGATCGTTTCAGCACGTTTGCCTGGGCCTGCCTGCCCCGGATCGACGGCGATCCGATCTTCTCCTCGCTCGTCGATACGCAGGATGATCCCGCGGCGGCGAAGGGGTTCTGGAAAATCGCGCTCGAAGGCGGGCGCGTGGTGCGGCAATCCTATATCCGCAACACGCCGATCCTGAAGACCGAGTTTGCCGACGATGACGGCAATGCGATGGAAGTGCTCGATTTCTGCCCCCGCTTTCGGGACAAGGGCCGCATGTATCGCCCGGTCGCCTTCGTGCGGATCGTGCGCCCCACGGCGGGCAGCCCGCGCATGCGCATGGCGCTCCGCCCCGCGAGCGAATGGGGCGCGAAACAGCCGGAGCGCAGTTTCGGGTCGAGCCACATCACCTATCGCCACCCCGCCATGGCGATGCGGATGACCACCGACGCGCCGGTCGGGCTGGTGCAACAGGAAACGCCGTTCCGCCTTGAAAAGCAGATGCATTTCTTCTTCGGCCCGGACGAAAGCTTCTCCACCTCGCTGTCGAGCGGGATCGGCGACATGCTGGCCCGCACGGCGGACGAGTGGCGTCACTGGGTCCGCGGGCTTGCCATCCCCTTCGAATGGCAGGACGCGGTCATTCGCGCGGCCATCGGCCTCAAGCTGTGTCAGCACGAGGATACGGGCGCCATCGTCGCGGCGATGACGACATCCATCCCCGAACATGCGGACAGCGGCCGCAACTGGGACTATCGCTATTGCTGGATCCGCGATGCCTATTACACGGTGCAGGCATTGAACCGCATCGGCGCGCTCGACGTGCTGGAAAGCTATCTCGGCTATCTACGCAATATCGTCGACAGCGCGCAGGGCGGGCATATTCAGCCGCTCTACGACGTGCGCGGCAATGCCGAACTGCTGGAATGGGAGGCGGAGCATCTCGCCGGCTATCGCGGGATGGGACCGGTGCGGGTCGGCAACGACGCCTGGCGGCAGATTCAGCATGACGCCTACGGGCAGATCGTGCTGTCATCGGCGCAGGCCTTTGCCGACAATCGCCTGCTGCGCATTTCGGGGGCGGAGGATTTCGCCTCGCTCGAACGGGTGGGGGAACGCGCGCTCAAGGTGTGGAACACGCCCGATGCGGGACTGTGGGAATTGCGCAATTCCAAGCATATCCACACCTATTCCGCGGCGATGTGCTGGGCCGCGGCGGACAGGCTCGCCCACGCGGCGCAGCAGCTCGGCCTCGATGAGCGGGAGCAATACTGGATGGGTCACGCCGCGACCATGCGCGACGAGATCATGGCTCGCAGCTGGAACGCGGAAACAGGCGCCATCGCCGCCACCTTCGACGGGGACGAGCGCGACGCCAGCCTGCTGCAACTGCTCGACCTCCGGTTCATCTCCAAGGATGACGAGAAGTTTCATTCGACGCTCGCCGTGCTGGAAAAGGCGCTGCGCCGGGGCGACAACATGCTGCGCTACGACACGCAGGACGATTTCGGCCTGCCGCATACCGCGTTCAACGTCTGCACCTTCTGGCTGATCGAGGCGCTGCATCTCACCGGGCGCAAGGAAGAGGCGCGGACCTTGTTCGAGACGATGCTGGCCCGCCGCACCGGGGCCGGCATGCTGAGCGAGGATATCGAGCCGAACACGCTCGAGCTATGGGGCAATTATCCGCAGACCTATTCGCTGGTCGGGATCATCAATTGCGCGGTCATGCTCACGAAAAGCTGGAACGAATATCGCTGA